Proteins co-encoded in one Arthrobacter globiformis genomic window:
- a CDS encoding DUF2469 domain-containing protein: MSAEDLENYETDMELQLYREYRDVVGLFSYVVETERRFYLANHVDLQARSADGEVYFDLTLQDAWVWDVYRSARFVKSVRVITFKDVNVEELPRNEELALPKDVDLGN; this comes from the coding sequence ATGAGTGCCGAAGACCTTGAGAACTATGAGACCGACATGGAGCTCCAGCTCTACCGGGAGTACCGCGACGTTGTGGGTCTGTTCAGCTATGTGGTCGAGACCGAGCGGCGCTTCTATCTCGCCAACCACGTGGACCTGCAGGCGCGCAGCGCCGACGGCGAGGTCTACTTCGATCTCACGCTCCAGGACGCCTGGGTCTGGGACGTGTACCGTTCAGCGCGGTTTGTGAAGAGCGTCCGGGTCATCACGTTCAAGGACGTCAACGTCGAGGAACTGCCGCGCAACGAGGAGCTCGCGCTGCCCAAGGACGTCGACCTCGGCAACTGA
- the rpsP gene encoding 30S ribosomal protein S16 translates to MAVKIRLKRFGKMRAPYYRIVVADSRTKRDGRAIEEIGKYHPTEEPSYIEVNSERAQYWLSVGAQPSEQVAAILKITGDWQKFKGLPGQEGTLKTKADKEAFVAPEKGSVIIPEAITKKAKASEAPAEAEAETTEAE, encoded by the coding sequence GTGGCCGTAAAGATTCGCCTTAAGCGCTTCGGTAAGATGCGCGCACCGTACTACCGCATCGTCGTCGCCGATTCGCGCACCAAGCGTGATGGCCGTGCCATCGAAGAGATCGGCAAGTACCACCCCACCGAGGAGCCCTCATACATCGAGGTCAACTCCGAGCGTGCACAGTACTGGCTGTCCGTCGGCGCGCAGCCGTCGGAGCAGGTCGCCGCGATCCTGAAGATCACCGGTGACTGGCAGAAGTTCAAGGGTCTGCCGGGCCAGGAAGGCACCCTGAAGACCAAGGCCGACAAGGAAGCATTCGTTGCTCCGGAGAAGGGTTCCGTGATCATCCCGGAAGCCATCACCAAGAAGGCCAAGGCATCGGAAGCCCCCGCCGAGGCTGAAGCAGAGACCACCGAGGCTGAGTAA
- a CDS encoding ribonuclease HII, which translates to MSVAPTLDYEKRFLPRGARFLAGVDEVGRGALAGPVSVGIAVVDLQNMELLADVRDSKLLKAADRERLDPLVRAWSAASAVGHASAREIDELGIMGALRAAGNRAWFEILCAGITPDVVLLDGSHNWLSPAVQPSLFDEVITDPGCDAPVHTLVKADMQCLSVAAASVLAKVERDLHMRQLHLEYPDFGWDVNKGYGTAAHREAIRTRGPSPYHRVSWNLLTE; encoded by the coding sequence ATGTCTGTTGCACCCACGCTTGACTACGAGAAGCGCTTCCTTCCCCGCGGGGCGCGGTTCCTGGCCGGCGTCGACGAGGTAGGCCGAGGCGCCCTCGCGGGGCCGGTGAGCGTGGGAATCGCCGTCGTGGACCTGCAGAACATGGAACTGCTCGCAGATGTCCGGGACAGCAAGCTGCTTAAGGCAGCAGACCGCGAACGGCTCGATCCCCTGGTGCGGGCGTGGAGCGCCGCCTCCGCGGTCGGACATGCCAGCGCGCGCGAAATCGACGAACTCGGCATCATGGGCGCCCTCCGGGCCGCCGGAAACAGGGCCTGGTTTGAGATCCTCTGCGCTGGCATCACGCCGGACGTCGTCCTGCTGGACGGCAGCCACAACTGGCTCTCGCCCGCCGTCCAGCCTTCACTGTTCGACGAAGTCATCACCGACCCCGGCTGTGACGCGCCCGTCCACACCCTGGTCAAGGCCGACATGCAGTGCCTCAGCGTCGCCGCCGCGAGTGTCCTTGCCAAGGTCGAGCGGGACCTGCACATGCGGCAGCTCCACCTCGAGTACCCGGACTTCGGCTGGGACGTCAACAAGGGCTACGGCACCGCAGCGCACCGGGAAGCGATCCGCACGCGCGGCCCAAGCCCCTACCACCGGGTCAGCTGGAACCTGCTGACGGAGTAG
- a CDS encoding YraN family protein, with amino-acid sequence MKAKDLLGRRGEELAAEYLESLGMLIVERNWRCPDGEIDIVALDGDALVTAEVKTRRSLAYGHPFEAVGADKLARLHRLGSAWCRDHGLRLPLRRVDVIAVLDNGVGKPTVEHLREVL; translated from the coding sequence ATGAAAGCCAAGGATCTGCTGGGCCGGCGCGGGGAAGAGCTCGCGGCGGAGTACCTGGAATCGCTGGGGATGCTGATCGTGGAGCGCAACTGGCGCTGCCCGGACGGCGAAATCGACATCGTCGCACTCGACGGTGACGCCCTCGTCACTGCCGAGGTGAAAACGCGGCGTTCGCTCGCTTACGGCCACCCGTTCGAGGCCGTGGGCGCAGACAAGCTCGCCCGGCTTCACCGCCTCGGTTCGGCCTGGTGCCGAGACCATGGACTGCGCTTGCCGCTGCGCCGGGTGGACGTCATTGCCGTGCTGGACAACGGCGTCGGCAAACCCACCGTTGAGCACCTCAGGGAGGTGCTGTGA
- a CDS encoding amidohydrolase family protein, which produces MAHIIEFSGPVLTAADEECRGLWAVDGTLTFNSPGQRPDAVLDGWVLPGFADAHCHIGLGPGGPVDDDVAYDQAMTDRNSGTLLVRDAGAASDTRWLQQRTDTPRIIRAGRHVARSRRYLRNFAVEVEPEGLVEAVRKQAREGDGWVKLVGDWIDRTAGDLAASFPPAAVRDAVRAAHDEGARVTAHCFGEDTLDDMLDAGIDCIEHATGLLPRHIPRFVEQQVPIVPTLINIATFPDIAAHAEPKFPRYAEHMRALWARRRERVLEAYEAGVEIYAGTDAGSVIRHGRIAEEILELHAAGIPAPAALDAACWRARRWLGADGLAEGAAADVVVCREDPRAVPETIRSLTNVVLRGQIVH; this is translated from the coding sequence ATGGCGCACATCATCGAATTCAGCGGACCTGTGCTGACTGCTGCGGATGAGGAATGCCGGGGGCTCTGGGCCGTGGACGGGACGCTGACGTTCAACTCTCCGGGCCAACGGCCGGACGCCGTCCTGGACGGCTGGGTCCTGCCCGGTTTCGCGGATGCCCACTGCCACATCGGGCTGGGCCCGGGCGGTCCTGTGGACGACGACGTGGCGTACGACCAGGCCATGACGGACCGCAACTCCGGCACGCTCCTTGTCCGGGACGCCGGGGCCGCCAGCGACACCCGGTGGCTGCAGCAGCGGACCGACACCCCACGAATCATCAGGGCGGGCAGGCATGTGGCCCGGTCCCGTCGGTACCTGAGGAACTTCGCGGTGGAAGTCGAACCGGAGGGCCTCGTGGAGGCGGTGCGCAAGCAGGCGCGGGAAGGGGACGGCTGGGTCAAGCTGGTGGGGGACTGGATCGACCGGACCGCCGGCGACCTCGCAGCGTCGTTCCCACCCGCGGCCGTGCGGGATGCCGTCCGGGCCGCCCACGACGAGGGGGCCAGGGTCACGGCGCACTGCTTTGGCGAGGACACCCTGGATGACATGCTGGACGCCGGCATTGACTGCATCGAGCACGCCACCGGCCTGCTGCCCCGGCACATTCCGCGATTCGTCGAGCAGCAGGTGCCGATCGTACCGACACTCATCAACATTGCCACCTTCCCGGACATCGCCGCCCACGCCGAGCCGAAGTTTCCGCGGTATGCGGAGCACATGCGCGCACTGTGGGCACGCCGCCGTGAGCGTGTCCTGGAGGCCTACGAGGCCGGCGTCGAAATTTACGCGGGAACGGATGCCGGCAGCGTGATCCGCCATGGCCGCATCGCGGAAGAAATCCTCGAACTTCACGCCGCCGGGATTCCGGCACCGGCGGCGTTGGACGCGGCCTGCTGGCGTGCGCGCCGCTGGCTGGGGGCCGATGGCCTGGCCGAAGGGGCGGCCGCCGACGTGGTGGTCTGCCGGGAGGACCCTCGCGCCGTGCCGGAGACCATCCGCAGCCTCACGAATGTGGTGCTACGGGGACAGATCGTGCATTAG
- the rimM gene encoding ribosome maturation factor RimM (Essential for efficient processing of 16S rRNA): MQLQVARIGKPHGIRGEVTVQVLTDAPEDRFVPGTEFVVDPASAGPLTVRSARWNKDILLLGFEGVADRNRAETLRGAKLFIETEELDEDDDEGWYEHELVGLEARVASQAVGKVTALNTMPVQDLLVVETPDGKEILIPFVEQIVPEVNIEEGYILLTPPAGLFEINEEGPEDPETRGSDSAEDETEPEAKA; the protein is encoded by the coding sequence ATGCAGCTTCAGGTGGCCCGTATCGGCAAGCCCCACGGAATCCGCGGCGAGGTGACCGTCCAGGTGCTCACCGACGCGCCGGAGGACCGGTTCGTTCCCGGCACCGAGTTTGTGGTGGACCCCGCCTCCGCCGGGCCGCTCACCGTGCGCAGCGCCCGCTGGAACAAGGACATCCTCCTGCTCGGTTTCGAGGGGGTGGCCGACCGGAACCGTGCCGAGACCCTGCGCGGCGCCAAGCTGTTCATCGAAACCGAAGAACTCGACGAGGATGACGACGAGGGCTGGTATGAACACGAGCTCGTCGGCCTCGAGGCCCGCGTCGCTTCCCAGGCCGTAGGCAAGGTCACCGCCCTGAACACCATGCCCGTCCAGGACCTGCTCGTCGTCGAAACGCCGGACGGCAAGGAAATCCTCATCCCGTTCGTGGAGCAGATCGTCCCCGAGGTGAACATCGAGGAGGGCTACATCCTGCTCACTCCGCCGGCTGGCCTGTTCGAGATCAACGAGGAGGGCCCGGAGGACCCGGAGACCAGGGGCTCGGACTCCGCCGAGGATGAGACTGAGCCGGAGGCCAAAGCCTAG
- a CDS encoding RNA-binding protein → MLAEALEHLVRGIVDSPEDVKVSAKNNRRGDTLEVRVHQEDLGRVIGRQGRTARALRTVVAALADGEQVRVDVVDTDRRR, encoded by the coding sequence TTGCTGGCAGAAGCGCTCGAACACCTTGTCCGCGGCATTGTCGACTCCCCTGAGGATGTCAAGGTCAGTGCCAAGAACAACCGCCGCGGGGATACCCTCGAGGTGCGCGTTCACCAGGAAGACCTCGGACGGGTAATCGGACGCCAGGGCCGCACCGCGCGTGCATTGCGCACGGTCGTAGCGGCGCTGGCAGATGGCGAGCAGGTCAGGGTCGACGTCGTCGACACCGACCGCCGCCGGTAA
- a CDS encoding YifB family Mg chelatase-like AAA ATPase, translating to MALGRAYSVALVGLNGYIVEVEADIGQTLPAFVLLGLPDASLNEARDRIRSAAQNSGIPLSRRKITANLIPASLPKRGSGFDLAIAMSVLRAAEDIRPTGRTIFIAELGLDGRLRPVRGILPAVMSAVQAGFQDIVVAQANAAEAELVPGARVRGYRTLARLVFDFGADPQELVLDFTPEDEPAGTGPVSVDAPLPDMCDVSGQAEARRALEVAAAGAHHLLLTGPPGAGKTMLAERLPGLLPDLRDTEAMEVTAIHSLCQLPTAGVQLVRRPPFENPHHTATAAAIIGGGSGLPRPGAASRAHRGILFLDEAPEYERRVLDALRQPLESGELVIHRSAGAAAYPARFQLVLAANPCPCGKAAGKGIECTCTPFMRRRYMSRMSGPLLDRVDIQLQVDRVSLADLGQSGGAEDSATVGARVLAARGRQLQRLQPWGMETNSQVPGRILRGELKLAAATTRILDHALERGVLTARGYDRVLRLAWTLADLGGREQPDGNDIGQALSLRQTASPAA from the coding sequence ATGGCGCTGGGGAGAGCCTATTCGGTGGCCCTCGTCGGCCTCAACGGCTACATCGTGGAGGTCGAGGCCGACATCGGCCAGACACTGCCGGCCTTTGTGCTTCTGGGCCTCCCGGACGCCTCCCTCAACGAAGCCAGGGACCGCATCCGCTCGGCGGCGCAGAACTCCGGTATTCCGCTGAGCCGGCGGAAGATCACCGCCAACCTGATTCCGGCGTCCCTGCCCAAGCGCGGTTCCGGCTTCGACCTTGCCATCGCCATGTCGGTGCTGCGTGCGGCGGAGGACATCAGGCCCACCGGGCGCACCATCTTCATCGCCGAGCTGGGACTGGACGGACGCCTCCGGCCTGTCCGCGGCATACTTCCGGCCGTGATGTCCGCGGTGCAGGCCGGGTTCCAGGACATCGTGGTGGCCCAGGCGAATGCAGCAGAGGCCGAACTCGTCCCCGGTGCCAGGGTCCGCGGCTACCGGACCCTCGCACGGCTGGTGTTCGATTTTGGCGCTGACCCGCAGGAGCTTGTCCTCGACTTCACGCCGGAGGACGAACCCGCCGGGACAGGGCCTGTCTCCGTGGACGCGCCCCTCCCGGACATGTGCGACGTGTCCGGCCAGGCAGAGGCACGCCGCGCCCTTGAGGTAGCCGCCGCCGGTGCCCACCACCTGCTGCTGACCGGACCGCCCGGCGCCGGCAAGACCATGCTGGCCGAGCGGCTTCCCGGGCTTCTGCCTGATCTGCGCGACACGGAGGCGATGGAGGTGACGGCGATCCATTCCCTGTGCCAGCTCCCCACAGCCGGGGTGCAGCTGGTCCGGCGGCCGCCCTTCGAGAATCCCCACCACACAGCCACGGCCGCGGCGATCATCGGCGGCGGGTCGGGGCTGCCGCGTCCCGGGGCCGCATCGCGGGCGCACCGCGGAATCTTGTTCCTCGACGAGGCGCCCGAATACGAACGCAGGGTCCTGGATGCACTCAGGCAGCCTCTTGAGAGCGGCGAGCTGGTCATCCACCGCTCGGCCGGAGCAGCGGCCTACCCCGCGCGGTTCCAGCTGGTGCTGGCAGCCAATCCGTGTCCGTGCGGCAAGGCCGCGGGGAAGGGCATTGAATGCACCTGCACCCCCTTCATGCGGCGCCGCTACATGTCGCGCATGTCCGGGCCGCTCCTGGACCGTGTGGACATCCAGCTGCAGGTGGACCGCGTGTCGCTGGCCGACTTAGGCCAGTCCGGGGGAGCGGAGGACAGCGCAACGGTTGGTGCCCGCGTCCTGGCTGCCCGGGGCCGCCAGCTGCAGCGGCTTCAGCCCTGGGGCATGGAAACGAATTCCCAGGTGCCCGGTCGCATCCTGCGCGGCGAACTGAAACTGGCGGCCGCCACCACCCGGATCCTGGATCATGCACTGGAACGGGGCGTACTCACGGCCAGGGGCTATGACCGCGTCCTCCGCCTCGCCTGGACTCTGGCCGACCTTGGTGGCCGGGAGCAGCCGGACGGGAACGACATCGGACAGGCCCTGAGCCTCCGCCAGACCGCTTCGCCAGCCGCGTGA
- the rplS gene encoding 50S ribosomal protein L19 — MHILDSVDAASLRTDVPEFRAGDTLKVHVNIIEGKNSRVQVFQGFVLGRQGDGIRETFTVRKVSFGVGVERTFPVHSPIIEKIEVVTKGDVRRAKLYYMRALRGKAAKIKEKRDFSTAK; from the coding sequence ATGCATATCCTCGATTCCGTAGATGCAGCCTCGCTGCGCACTGACGTTCCCGAGTTCCGCGCGGGTGACACCCTCAAGGTTCACGTGAACATCATCGAAGGCAAGAACTCCCGTGTCCAGGTATTCCAGGGCTTCGTCCTGGGCCGCCAGGGCGACGGCATTCGCGAGACCTTCACCGTCCGCAAGGTTTCCTTCGGTGTCGGCGTTGAGCGTACCTTCCCGGTGCACTCCCCGATCATCGAAAAGATCGAGGTCGTCACCAAGGGTGACGTCCGCCGCGCCAAGCTTTACTACATGCGTGCACTGCGCGGTAAGGCTGCGAAGATCAAGGAAAAGCGCGACTTCAGCACCGCCAAGTAA
- the trmD gene encoding tRNA (guanosine(37)-N1)-methyltransferase TrmD: MRIDVVSIFPEYLAPLELSLIGKARQDGLLDLNVHDLRTFTTDRHRTVDDTPYGGGAGMVMKAEPWAQALESVAAARPAGATKPVLIVPSPAGERFNQALAYELAEAEQLVFACGRYEGIDERVIEWAEEHFTVRPVSLGDYVLNGGEVAVLAMVEAIGRLLPGVVGNPESLVEESHSDGLLEYPVYTKPSVWRDREVPAVLLSGNHGKIAQWRRHEQYRRTAERRPDLLRTFDAGTLPRADRTALSDLGYDVVDGHLRRRPDHESGPDA, translated from the coding sequence ATGAGAATCGACGTCGTCAGTATTTTTCCCGAGTACCTGGCACCGCTGGAGCTGTCGCTCATCGGCAAGGCCCGCCAGGACGGGTTGCTGGACCTAAACGTGCACGATCTCCGCACCTTCACCACCGACCGCCACCGCACCGTGGACGACACGCCTTACGGCGGCGGCGCCGGCATGGTCATGAAGGCCGAGCCGTGGGCGCAGGCCCTAGAGTCCGTGGCGGCTGCCCGGCCGGCCGGTGCTACCAAGCCCGTGCTGATCGTCCCGTCTCCGGCGGGGGAGCGCTTCAACCAGGCGCTGGCCTACGAGCTTGCCGAGGCAGAGCAACTAGTGTTCGCCTGCGGGCGGTACGAGGGCATTGACGAGCGCGTCATCGAATGGGCCGAGGAACACTTCACCGTCCGTCCGGTCAGCCTCGGCGACTACGTCCTCAACGGCGGGGAAGTGGCCGTCCTGGCCATGGTGGAAGCCATCGGCCGGCTGCTCCCCGGAGTGGTGGGAAACCCCGAGTCGCTCGTGGAGGAGTCGCATTCGGACGGCCTGCTCGAGTACCCCGTCTACACCAAGCCGTCGGTCTGGCGCGACCGGGAGGTTCCGGCGGTCCTGCTCAGCGGCAACCACGGCAAGATCGCGCAATGGCGCCGGCACGAACAGTACCGCAGGACGGCGGAACGCCGTCCTGACCTGCTTCGGACGTTCGACGCCGGGACCCTGCCCCGCGCAGACCGCACCGCCCTCTCGGACCTGGGGTACGACGTCGTCGACGGTCACCTCAGGCGGCGGCCGGACCATGAAAGCGGGCCAGACGCCTGA
- the lepB gene encoding signal peptidase I, which translates to MDQTKRQPGKPGWRFALLAVLAAVLVSGLIRSLWLDVYYIPSASMEPLFGTGDRILVSRTDFQSEPIRRGDVVVFDGRGSFAPLNSGEGPLQEAAAAAGHWLGLTGSDTTYVKRVIGLPGDHVVCCDAGKRLTVNGQPLVEPYLYDGDAASTQKFDVTVPEGRLWLLGDHRSVSADSRSLLGAPGGGMVRSDRVIGRPVQILWPLDRFASVARPPSAAITTTKDGQ; encoded by the coding sequence ATGGACCAGACAAAACGCCAGCCAGGGAAACCGGGCTGGCGTTTTGCGTTGCTGGCGGTGCTGGCTGCCGTCCTGGTCAGCGGGCTGATCCGCTCCCTGTGGCTGGACGTCTATTACATTCCTTCTGCCTCGATGGAGCCGCTGTTCGGCACGGGTGACAGGATCTTGGTGTCCCGCACCGACTTCCAGTCGGAGCCGATCCGCCGCGGCGACGTCGTCGTGTTCGACGGCCGGGGTTCATTCGCACCGCTGAACAGCGGGGAAGGTCCGCTGCAGGAAGCGGCGGCCGCGGCAGGCCATTGGCTGGGACTGACCGGCAGTGATACTACATATGTAAAGCGGGTCATCGGGCTCCCCGGCGACCACGTGGTCTGCTGCGACGCCGGCAAACGCCTCACAGTCAACGGTCAGCCGCTCGTGGAACCCTACCTGTATGACGGTGATGCAGCGAGCACCCAGAAGTTCGACGTGACTGTTCCTGAGGGCCGGCTGTGGTTGCTCGGGGACCACCGCTCGGTGTCCGCGGACTCCCGCAGCCTGTTGGGTGCACCGGGCGGCGGTATGGTGCGGTCGGACAGGGTGATCGGCAGGCCGGTACAGATTCTCTGGCCGCTTGATAGATTTGCGTCAGTGGCGCGGCCACCGTCGGCGGCCATTACAACAACAAAGGATGGACAGTAG
- a CDS encoding VOC family protein, which translates to MAAADSSQDLLPADLTMGTVMLKVGDMKLMTDYYQRALGLDVVAEQDGGLYLGRLKTPLVHLAPAPGLNIPGRGEAGLFHTALLFGDQSSLAATIASAAQYEPQSFVGSADHLVSEAFYFTDPEGNGIELYWDRPREAWSWDGKNVVMDSLALPPQKYLQDHLTQESVEGQRGTDAGVGHVHLQVGDVQSAHDFYVGTLGFEKTAGWHGQALFVSAGGYHHHMAMNVWNSRGAGPRQDTLGLGEVLIEVPSGDDVGALADRLRVAGVESHHTGAELRFEDPWRNRLRVAVR; encoded by the coding sequence ATGGCAGCAGCAGACAGCAGCCAGGACTTGCTTCCTGCCGACCTCACCATGGGCACCGTCATGCTCAAGGTGGGCGACATGAAGCTCATGACCGATTACTACCAGCGCGCCCTTGGCCTCGACGTCGTCGCCGAGCAGGATGGCGGACTCTACCTCGGCCGGCTCAAGACGCCGCTGGTGCACCTCGCCCCCGCTCCGGGCCTCAACATTCCCGGCCGGGGCGAGGCCGGCCTCTTCCACACGGCGCTCTTGTTCGGGGACCAGTCCTCGCTGGCCGCCACCATTGCCAGCGCGGCCCAGTATGAGCCGCAGTCCTTCGTGGGCAGCGCCGACCATCTGGTGAGCGAGGCGTTCTATTTCACCGATCCGGAAGGCAACGGGATCGAACTCTACTGGGACCGTCCACGCGAGGCCTGGTCATGGGACGGCAAGAACGTGGTCATGGACAGCCTGGCGCTGCCGCCGCAGAAGTACCTCCAGGACCACCTCACGCAGGAGTCCGTGGAAGGCCAGCGCGGCACCGATGCAGGGGTGGGGCACGTCCACCTGCAGGTGGGCGACGTCCAGTCCGCCCATGACTTCTACGTCGGCACCCTGGGATTCGAAAAGACGGCAGGCTGGCACGGCCAGGCCCTCTTTGTGTCCGCCGGCGGCTACCACCACCACATGGCCATGAATGTCTGGAACAGCCGGGGCGCCGGCCCTCGCCAGGACACGCTGGGCCTCGGCGAGGTCCTCATCGAGGTCCCCTCGGGGGACGACGTCGGCGCCCTCGCCGACCGCCTCAGGGTCGCCGGAGTCGAATCGCACCACACCGGCGCCGAGCTCCGGTTCGAGGATCCGTGGCGCAACCGCCTCCGCGTCGCCGTTCGATAA
- the lepB gene encoding signal peptidase I, protein MPEIDPGSSEPRQAAARPGRHAAQEPVSEVSASGGSGPGSPTPAGPRRQEQARARNPFLLWLKEIATVVVIAVVLSFLIKTFLFRAFYIPSESMVNTLDINDRIFVNLLVPEPFALERGDVVVFKDTKGWLPPTPQKADGPFSVVEDGLTFVGLLPDNSEQHLVKRVIGLPGDHVVCCDAGGKIAVNGAALDETYVNPAEVPAVRTFDVVVPQGKVWVMGDNRNHSADSRAHTDTNGGFVDIADIEGKAAVIAWPMNRWAALDNYSDVFKKVPSAG, encoded by the coding sequence ATGCCGGAAATCGATCCCGGGAGCTCCGAACCGCGGCAGGCTGCTGCGAGGCCGGGACGGCACGCCGCCCAGGAGCCCGTTTCGGAGGTGTCTGCCTCCGGCGGTTCCGGACCCGGGTCACCTACTCCTGCCGGCCCGCGCCGCCAGGAACAGGCCCGTGCCCGCAATCCCTTCCTGCTGTGGCTGAAGGAAATCGCCACGGTGGTGGTGATCGCCGTCGTGCTGTCCTTCCTCATCAAAACCTTCCTGTTCCGGGCCTTCTACATTCCGTCCGAGTCGATGGTGAACACTCTGGACATCAACGACCGCATCTTCGTGAACCTCCTAGTGCCGGAGCCGTTCGCCCTGGAGCGCGGCGACGTGGTGGTCTTCAAGGACACCAAGGGCTGGCTGCCGCCTACACCGCAAAAGGCCGACGGGCCGTTCAGCGTCGTGGAGGACGGGCTGACCTTCGTGGGCCTGCTGCCGGACAATTCCGAGCAGCATTTGGTCAAGCGGGTCATCGGCCTCCCCGGGGACCACGTCGTCTGCTGTGACGCCGGAGGCAAGATCGCCGTCAACGGCGCAGCGCTGGACGAGACATACGTCAATCCTGCCGAAGTTCCGGCAGTGCGCACCTTCGACGTCGTCGTGCCCCAGGGCAAGGTGTGGGTGATGGGTGACAACCGCAACCACTCGGCGGACTCCCGTGCCCACACCGACACCAACGGCGGCTTCGTGGACATCGCCGACATCGAAGGCAAGGCAGCCGTCATCGCCTGGCCCATGAACCGCTGGGCGGCCCTGGACAATTATTCCGATGTCTTCAAGAAAGTGCCGTCGGCAGGTTAG